The following proteins come from a genomic window of Candidatus Aegiribacteria sp.:
- the pth gene encoding aminoacyl-tRNA hydrolase, with amino-acid sequence MANLRLIACLGNPGKKYCMTWHNAGFWVADILAREAGVQFIDAGLFITTVLPDGPDLIKPADYMNRSGKAIAEFLDIKNYNAAELLVICDDVNLDLGHLRLRARGSHGGHNGLRNIIECLGTENFARLRIGIGPAQDGSDLADFVLDSVPSKLEEEAARMAYVAADCVGLYLQEGIIAAQERYNRKPVL; translated from the coding sequence TTGGCAAATCTCCGGCTTATCGCATGTCTTGGTAATCCGGGGAAGAAGTACTGCATGACATGGCATAACGCCGGCTTCTGGGTGGCCGATATACTGGCCAGAGAAGCCGGCGTTCAATTCATAGATGCAGGACTCTTTATTACTACTGTTCTACCGGATGGTCCGGACCTGATCAAACCTGCTGATTACATGAACAGAAGTGGTAAAGCAATAGCAGAATTTCTTGATATCAAAAATTATAATGCTGCTGAATTGCTGGTTATCTGTGACGATGTTAACCTTGATCTAGGTCATCTCAGATTAAGAGCCAGGGGCTCTCACGGAGGACATAACGGTCTGAGAAATATTATCGAATGTCTCGGTACCGAAAATTTCGCCCGCCTTCGAATCGGCATCGGTCCCGCACAGGATGGTTCTGATCTGGCAGATTTCGTTCTTGACAGCGTTCCTTCGAAACTTGAAGAGGAAGCTGCGCGGATGGCTTATGTAGCGGCAGATTGCGTAGGGCTCTATCTTCAAGAGGGGATCATTGCAGCGCAGGAGAGATACAATAGAAAACCTGTTCTATAG
- the murA gene encoding UDP-N-acetylglucosamine 1-carboxyvinyltransferase has product MTLPPSDTYIVEGGKPLSGVLKPSGSKNAALPILSACILSDQDIILHNLPEIRDVKAMLVLLESIGVKISALGGSSYRLNAACINPYNIEEDMCRAIRASILLAGPLVARTGRVQLPPPGGDVIGRRRLDTHFLVLEQMGAEVGLVDRKLSFSSKKLKGTSILLDEPSVTATENALMAATIAEGETVIYNSACEPNVQDLATMLVSMGADISGIGTNRIHVVGRNHLLEGTEYTIMPDHIEIGSFIGLAACCSGKVVIPGVPDNIIQPTMNGFSKLGVTIELKDDSIIIDGRRPLEVQPDRGGSIPTVYDAPWPGFSPDLTSTAVVVATQSRGTSLIFEKMFESRLFFVDKLVAMGAGIIQCDPHRVVVSGPSKLHGTNVSSPDIRAGMALLTAALCAEGISIIRNVHQIERGYENLVNRLRTLGASITAGPSCINKM; this is encoded by the coding sequence ATGACACTTCCACCATCCGATACATACATCGTCGAGGGAGGAAAACCGCTTTCGGGAGTCTTGAAACCTTCAGGCAGCAAGAATGCTGCTCTTCCAATTCTCTCCGCATGTATTCTTTCAGACCAGGATATTATTCTTCACAATCTACCTGAAATCAGAGATGTAAAAGCGATGCTTGTTCTTCTGGAAAGCATCGGTGTTAAGATATCCGCACTTGGTGGTAGCTCATACAGGTTGAATGCAGCATGTATAAATCCCTATAACATTGAAGAGGATATGTGCAGGGCGATCAGAGCATCTATTCTCCTCGCAGGTCCGCTCGTGGCAAGAACCGGTCGTGTGCAGCTTCCACCTCCCGGTGGGGATGTAATTGGAAGAAGAAGATTGGATACACACTTCCTGGTTCTCGAACAGATGGGTGCTGAAGTTGGTCTGGTTGACAGAAAACTTTCATTCTCGTCGAAAAAATTAAAGGGTACATCGATCCTTCTCGATGAGCCATCCGTAACAGCAACTGAAAATGCTCTGATGGCTGCAACAATCGCTGAGGGAGAAACCGTTATCTATAACTCGGCATGTGAACCTAATGTTCAGGATCTGGCAACAATGCTTGTTTCAATGGGAGCGGATATATCCGGAATCGGCACTAACAGAATTCATGTTGTCGGCAGAAACCATCTTCTTGAAGGCACGGAATATACAATAATGCCCGATCATATCGAGATCGGAAGTTTTATCGGTCTCGCTGCCTGCTGCAGTGGGAAAGTAGTAATTCCCGGTGTTCCGGATAATATCATTCAGCCAACTATGAATGGATTCTCCAAGCTGGGAGTAACTATTGAATTGAAGGATGACTCAATTATCATAGATGGCAGACGGCCCCTGGAAGTACAGCCTGATCGAGGTGGTTCAATTCCGACAGTATACGATGCTCCATGGCCGGGATTCTCACCGGATCTTACGAGTACTGCGGTAGTGGTGGCAACTCAATCCAGAGGAACCTCTCTAATCTTTGAGAAAATGTTTGAAAGCAGGCTCTTCTTCGTTGATAAGCTGGTCGCTATGGGCGCAGGCATCATTCAATGCGACCCTCACAGAGTAGTGGTTTCAGGTCCTTCAAAACTTCATGGAACAAATGTAAGCAGCCCTGATATAAGAGCAGGAATGGCACTTCTGACAGCTGCTCTTTGTGCAGAAGGAATCAGCATAATACGAAATGTACACCAGATCGAACGGGGTTATGAAAACCTTGTGAACAGGTTAAGAACACTGGGAGCCAGCATTACAGCCGGCCCTTCATGCATCAATAAAATGTAA